A DNA window from Flavobacteriales bacterium contains the following coding sequences:
- the rbfA gene encoding 30S ribosome-binding factor RbfA — MASLKQNKVSRLIHKELGLIFNKHCRDLFGGRFITVTNVRISTDLSVAKIYLSLLGNQDSKETIEMLNGLKPKIRHFVATATRNQMRRVPELIFYVDDSFEYAANIDRLLKDD; from the coding sequence ATGGCGTCGTTAAAGCAAAATAAAGTCTCTAGGCTTATACACAAAGAACTTGGTCTTATCTTCAATAAACATTGTCGAGATCTATTTGGCGGCAGGTTTATTACGGTAACTAATGTTCGAATTAGTACTGACCTTTCTGTGGCAAAAATTTATTTGAGTTTGTTAGGCAATCAAGATTCAAAAGAAACGATAGAAATGCTAAACGGGTTAAAGCCTAAAATTAGACACTTTGTGGCCACAGCTACTAGAAACCAAATGCGAAGAGTACCAGAATTAATTTTCTATGTAGATGATTCGTTCGAATATGCTGCAAACATTGATAGACTTCTTAAAGATGATTAA
- a CDS encoding DUF4254 domain-containing protein has translation MKAKDCNIIFRQCINDYHVEDNLSTPINNPFQEYSFEDLCYAKCWIDTVQWHLEDVIRDPKIEANDVVKIKREIDASNQGRVNQVEKIDDWFIHFFKDRVANQDARLNSESPAWIIDKLSILSLKKFHMQEQVDRTDVDEEHIKNCTNKLSIISEQLDDLSTCFDDLIKDINDGSKYMKVYRQVKMYNDPSLNPSLYAKEK, from the coding sequence ATGAAAGCTAAAGATTGTAACATCATATTTCGACAGTGTATTAACGACTACCATGTGGAAGACAATTTGTCTACTCCAATAAACAATCCCTTCCAAGAATATTCGTTCGAAGACCTATGTTATGCAAAATGCTGGATAGATACCGTTCAATGGCATTTAGAGGATGTAATAAGAGACCCGAAAATCGAAGCCAACGATGTGGTGAAAATTAAACGCGAGATCGATGCCTCTAACCAAGGAAGAGTTAATCAAGTTGAAAAAATTGACGATTGGTTTATTCATTTTTTCAAAGATAGAGTAGCTAATCAAGATGCTCGATTAAATTCTGAAAGTCCCGCTTGGATCATCGATAAGCTTTCCATTTTATCGCTTAAAAAATTCCACATGCAGGAGCAAGTAGATAGGACTGATGTAGATGAAGAGCACATTAAAAATTGTACAAATAAACTTTCTATAATCTCCGAACAACTCGACGATCTTTCAACTTGTTTTGACGACCTAATAAAAGATATAAATGATGGATCTAAATACATGAAGGTATATCGACAGGTTAAAATGTATAATGATCCTAGTTTAAATCCATCTCTTTACGCAAAAGAAAAGTAG
- a CDS encoding TatD family hydrolase: MAIIDTHTHLFSDQFDADRDQVIQNALSKGVERMYLPNIDLETVKALNLMLTEYPDNCFGMMGLHPCSVKDDYENVLFRLRKEFEATKYYAVGEIGIDLFWDKSTLGIQQEALKIQIGWAKELNLPIVLHCRDSFNEVLSIVENLHEEKLTGVFHCFTGTVEEARRVTDLGFKLGIGGVATFKNGGLDKVIPEIDLKHIVVETDSPYLAPVPYRGKRNESAYITEVVEKLATFYRKPFKEIEEATTLNALEIFHKRLYHKPLV; encoded by the coding sequence ATGGCCATAATAGACACGCATACCCACTTGTTTTCGGATCAATTTGATGCAGATCGAGATCAGGTTATTCAGAATGCTCTTTCAAAAGGTGTTGAACGTATGTATCTTCCAAATATTGACTTAGAGACAGTCAAGGCTCTGAATTTAATGCTCACAGAGTACCCAGATAACTGCTTTGGGATGATGGGTTTACATCCATGTAGTGTTAAGGATGACTATGAAAATGTTTTGTTTCGGCTTCGGAAAGAATTTGAAGCGACTAAGTATTATGCTGTAGGGGAAATAGGAATTGATCTATTTTGGGATAAATCTACTCTTGGTATCCAGCAAGAAGCATTAAAAATCCAAATTGGATGGGCGAAGGAATTAAACCTTCCTATCGTACTTCATTGCAGAGATTCATTCAATGAAGTTTTGAGTATTGTAGAAAACCTTCATGAAGAGAAGTTAACTGGGGTCTTTCATTGTTTTACGGGAACTGTTGAGGAAGCAAGGAGGGTAACGGATTTAGGCTTCAAATTGGGAATAGGAGGAGTTGCTACTTTTAAAAATGGAGGACTTGATAAAGTGATTCCTGAAATTGATTTGAAGCATATTGTTGTAGAAACCGACTCCCCTTATTTAGCTCCGGTTCCTTATAGAGGTAAGAGAAATGAAAGTGCATATATTACAGAAGTGGTAGAGAAGCTGGCTACCTTTTATAGGAAACCATTTAAAGAAATAGAAGAGGCGACAACACTTAACGCACTCGAAATATTTCATAAAAGACTTTACCACAAACCATTAGTTTAA
- a CDS encoding biopolymer transporter ExbD — protein MGRRELPEINAGSMADIAFLLLIFFLVTTTMDTDTGLNRRLPPPLDPEQPPPPPIKDRNVFVVLINANDQLLVEGQPMDISDLREEAKEFIANPSRKEELPAFKQVDIPLLGSRQVSKQVISLQNDRRTSYAMYIGVQNELAAAYNELREELCQTEFGDSYQLLVKNKKVGDNRAKIKAIRKAIPQRISEAEPNK, from the coding sequence ATGGGACGAAGAGAATTACCAGAAATTAATGCCGGATCCATGGCGGATATCGCATTTTTGCTGCTTATATTTTTCTTAGTAACTACTACTATGGATACGGATACAGGGCTTAATAGAAGGCTACCACCTCCTTTAGATCCTGAGCAGCCACCACCACCACCGATTAAAGACAGAAATGTTTTCGTGGTATTGATTAATGCTAATGATCAATTGTTGGTAGAAGGGCAACCGATGGATATATCTGATTTAAGAGAAGAGGCGAAAGAGTTTATTGCAAATCCATCAAGAAAAGAAGAATTACCAGCATTTAAACAAGTTGATATTCCACTCCTAGGATCACGGCAAGTGTCAAAACAGGTTATATCCTTACAGAACGATAGACGGACTTCTTACGCAATGTATATTGGAGTTCAGAATGAACTTGCTGCGGCGTATAATGAGTTGAGAGAAGAATTATGTCAGACTGAATTCGGCGATTCTTATCAGTTGTTAGTTAAGAATAAAAAAGTAGGGGACAACAGAGCTAAGATTAAAGCGATTAGAAAAGCGATTCCACAAAGAATTTCTGAGGCAGAACCTAATAAATAA
- the dusB gene encoding tRNA dihydrouridine synthase DusB, whose product MVKIGNIEIGEFPLLLAPMEDVSDPPFRSLCKKHGADLMYTEFISSEGLIRDAQKSVQKLDIYDEERPIGIQIFGGEIESMIQAARIAEEAGPEFIDINYGCPVKKVTCKGAGSGILQDIPKMVKMTEAIVKSCNLPVTVKTRLGWDDSTKYIVEVAERLQDIGIAAISVHGRTRKQMYKGDADWSLIGDIKNNSRMHIPVFGNGDVNTPERAVEVKAKYGVDGIMIGRASIGYPWFFNEVKHFMETGNHLAKPTLQDRVDVCREHLEKSVKWKGEIVGIVEMRRHYSNYFRGIPNFKPIRMQLVSNTNYKELLDILNDVTNQYELPEIV is encoded by the coding sequence ATGGTAAAGATAGGAAATATTGAGATTGGGGAATTCCCCTTATTGCTTGCTCCAATGGAGGACGTGAGTGATCCCCCATTTAGATCTTTGTGCAAGAAGCATGGAGCAGATTTGATGTATACCGAATTTATCTCATCCGAAGGCCTTATTAGAGATGCGCAAAAAAGTGTTCAAAAGCTGGATATTTATGATGAAGAACGTCCAATCGGTATTCAAATTTTTGGTGGAGAAATAGAATCCATGATTCAAGCTGCGCGAATTGCAGAAGAGGCTGGGCCAGAATTCATAGATATTAATTATGGTTGTCCGGTTAAGAAAGTAACATGTAAAGGAGCTGGATCTGGGATCTTACAAGATATTCCCAAGATGGTTAAAATGACTGAAGCGATCGTGAAGTCATGTAATTTACCCGTAACAGTTAAAACAAGGCTTGGGTGGGACGATAGCACTAAGTATATTGTTGAGGTTGCGGAGCGATTACAAGACATCGGAATCGCTGCTATATCCGTTCATGGGAGAACAAGAAAGCAGATGTATAAAGGAGATGCGGATTGGTCTTTAATTGGTGATATCAAAAACAACAGCAGGATGCATATTCCTGTTTTCGGTAATGGAGATGTGAATACTCCAGAAAGAGCGGTTGAGGTAAAAGCTAAATACGGTGTAGATGGTATTATGATAGGTAGAGCTAGTATCGGTTATCCTTGGTTTTTTAACGAGGTAAAGCATTTTATGGAAACAGGTAATCATCTTGCGAAGCCAACCTTACAGGATAGAGTGGATGTGTGTAGAGAGCACTTGGAGAAATCGGTTAAATGGAAAGGCGAAATAGTAGGAATTGTTGAAATGAGAAGACATTATTCTAATTATTTCAGAGGGATTCCAAACTTCAAGCCGATACGAATGCAGTTGGTATCAAACACGAATTACAAAGAGCTATTAGATATTTTGAATGACGTAACTAATCAGTACGAGTTACCTGAAATTGTTTAG
- a CDS encoding ABC transporter permease, translated as MNLPLFIARRYLFSKKSFNVINIITGISILGVSVGTLSLIIVLSVFNGLEGFMESLYNSFHPDISIALVEGKSFNSKEFPSDKIKNLEGVLNYTEVVEEFVLLKYDKNQFPAMLKGVDEDYKNISDIESHLYEGKFVLENKNKNFAILGQGIAFNLGVNITNYGTPLRIYVPKTGKASSTNLMNAFSSKQITPIGIFQISAELDMKYVLVSKRFAQKLLNKRNKITGVELGLDPSMDGDIIQQNIKEIIGSDFSVKNRYEQNDLFYKTQKTEKLMAFFIITFILIIAIFNVVGSLTMLMVEKENDVAVLLGMGADTSVVRKIFMYNGLLISFIGAFSGLILGALIVLAQEQFGLLQLGTGTEFLLAEFPVELRLTDFLVVMITVVGIGFLATKFAMSQFQRKIEKGNTLSMLNNFR; from the coding sequence TTGAATCTTCCTCTATTTATAGCCCGACGATATCTTTTCTCCAAAAAATCTTTTAACGTAATAAATATTATAACCGGTATCTCTATACTCGGAGTTTCTGTAGGGACCCTTTCTCTTATTATCGTGTTATCCGTTTTTAATGGTTTGGAAGGATTCATGGAGTCTTTGTACAATTCGTTCCATCCAGACATTTCCATCGCCCTTGTTGAAGGCAAATCCTTTAACAGCAAAGAATTCCCATCTGATAAAATAAAGAACCTAGAAGGTGTATTAAACTACACAGAAGTTGTAGAAGAGTTTGTACTCCTTAAGTATGATAAAAATCAATTTCCGGCTATGTTAAAGGGTGTTGATGAAGATTACAAGAATATTTCAGATATAGAATCCCATTTGTATGAGGGCAAGTTTGTACTTGAGAATAAGAATAAAAACTTTGCAATTCTTGGTCAAGGAATCGCTTTTAACCTTGGCGTTAATATCACTAACTATGGTACTCCTCTGCGCATCTATGTTCCCAAAACAGGGAAAGCATCTTCCACAAATCTCATGAATGCCTTTTCTTCAAAGCAAATAACCCCAATAGGCATATTTCAAATTAGCGCCGAATTAGATATGAAATATGTCTTAGTCTCTAAACGATTTGCGCAGAAGCTTCTCAATAAGAGAAACAAAATTACCGGAGTTGAACTAGGTTTAGATCCATCTATGGATGGAGATATAATTCAACAGAATATCAAAGAAATTATAGGGTCTGATTTCTCTGTTAAAAATAGGTATGAACAGAATGATTTGTTTTATAAGACACAGAAAACCGAAAAGCTTATGGCCTTTTTCATCATCACATTCATTTTGATAATCGCCATTTTTAATGTGGTTGGTTCGTTAACCATGCTTATGGTGGAGAAAGAAAATGACGTAGCTGTTTTACTCGGCATGGGGGCAGACACAAGTGTAGTTCGGAAAATATTTATGTATAACGGACTCCTTATCTCGTTTATCGGTGCTTTTTCTGGCTTAATACTAGGAGCATTAATTGTACTTGCGCAAGAACAATTCGGACTTCTTCAACTCGGAACAGGAACCGAATTTTTGCTTGCCGAGTTTCCAGTGGAGCTCAGATTAACTGATTTCTTGGTTGTTATGATTACCGTGGTAGGAATAGGATTTTTAGCAACGAAATTTGCAATGAGCCAGTTTCAACGAAAAATTGAGAAAGGAAATACTCTTTCTATGCTAAACAATTTCAGGTAA
- a CDS encoding biopolymer transporter ExbD encodes MAQFKKRKKGTPGISTASLPDIVFMLLFFFMVTTVMREVTLQVELKKPSATEIAKLERKSLVSYIYVGPPIKSLREQLGSEPRMQLNDAFAEVGEIYEFVQTERDKIEEAEKRFQTFSLKVDSDTKMGIISDIKMELREAQALKINYSTRKGEIGE; translated from the coding sequence ATGGCACAGTTTAAAAAACGAAAAAAAGGTACTCCAGGCATATCCACAGCATCTTTACCGGATATTGTATTTATGCTTTTATTTTTCTTTATGGTTACTACTGTAATGCGGGAAGTAACTCTACAAGTAGAGTTGAAGAAGCCGAGTGCTACAGAAATTGCAAAGCTGGAAAGGAAATCGTTAGTGAGTTACATTTATGTTGGCCCTCCTATTAAGTCTTTGAGAGAACAGTTAGGATCGGAGCCAAGAATGCAGCTTAATGATGCTTTTGCAGAGGTAGGCGAAATTTATGAGTTTGTTCAAACAGAGAGAGATAAAATAGAGGAAGCAGAAAAGAGATTTCAAACTTTTTCTTTGAAAGTTGATTCCGATACCAAAATGGGAATCATCTCTGATATCAAAATGGAATTAAGAGAAGCCCAAGCTTTAAAAATCAACTATTCGACCAGGAAAGGGGAAATAGGGGAATAG
- a CDS encoding CPBP family intramembrane metalloprotease, producing MKAIFKEYDYGTKIILLILLAVFCAIVLIGVSVGIISIFQGISFNEALIASNNINQIGSLRFFIFSQQLGMFIVPALLFTFLTVSNRLTFLRLNTLPNLGSFPLIVLLVLILLPFINWTGAINESMHLPDILIPLEEALRNMEKSANEMIIAILGGEGVSDLLVNIFLIALVPAIGEELFFRGSMQNVFSKWFKNKHWAIWLTAFIFSAWHFQFFSFLPRFFLGALLGYLFFWSKSLWLPIAAHFLNNFMGVLFVFLTENKIIESEIDKIGEDVNFGQYAIISILFSAIIIYGIYQLEKQKKSAQ from the coding sequence TTGAAAGCAATATTTAAAGAATATGATTATGGAACCAAGATTATCCTCTTGATTTTACTAGCCGTATTTTGCGCAATCGTACTCATTGGAGTTTCCGTAGGGATCATATCCATATTTCAAGGCATCTCATTTAACGAAGCGCTAATCGCCTCCAATAATATAAACCAGATTGGCAGTCTGCGTTTCTTTATTTTTTCACAACAACTTGGGATGTTCATTGTACCGGCTTTGCTATTTACTTTTCTAACTGTTTCCAATCGCCTTACATTTTTACGTTTAAACACCTTACCCAATCTCGGAAGTTTTCCATTGATAGTCCTATTAGTCTTAATACTTCTTCCCTTTATCAATTGGACTGGTGCAATTAACGAAAGCATGCATCTTCCAGACATTTTAATTCCACTTGAGGAAGCGCTCCGAAACATGGAGAAGTCGGCTAATGAAATGATTATTGCCATATTGGGAGGTGAAGGAGTTAGTGATCTGCTTGTAAACATTTTCTTAATAGCACTTGTACCAGCAATAGGTGAGGAATTATTCTTTCGAGGCAGTATGCAAAATGTATTTTCAAAATGGTTCAAAAACAAACACTGGGCTATATGGCTTACCGCATTTATATTTAGTGCCTGGCATTTTCAGTTTTTCAGTTTTCTACCAAGATTCTTCTTAGGTGCATTACTTGGATATCTATTCTTTTGGAGCAAGTCACTTTGGCTTCCTATTGCGGCTCACTTTCTAAACAACTTCATGGGAGTGCTCTTTGTCTTCTTAACAGAGAATAAAATAATAGAAAGCGAAATTGACAAGATTGGTGAAGATGTAAACTTCGGTCAGTATGCCATTATAAGCATTCTGTTTTCCGCCATTATCATTTATGGTATCTATCAACTAGAAAAACAAAAAAAGAGCGCTCAGTGA
- a CDS encoding KamA family radical SAM protein: MDYNFRDDEFWKTIPIWKDVTREEFGDHKWQLKNSVTKVSKIEAMFEGTLPSELIADIEDGQVRTPMNVRITPYIFALIDWNNPYEDPLLKQFLPLGSQFLPNHPYHENDSLHEDIDSPVPLITHRYPDKVLFLPTTVCPVYCSYCTRSRLVGGSTESKEKDTYGANVSNWEPAFEYLRTNKEIEDVVISGGDAFMIKASLLKILCETLLDIPNIRRIRIATKGLAIFPQKILSDNEWVETVGEIHQKAISMNKQAVIHTHFSSPNEITMWSHLAMNRLHSMGIVVRNQTVLQEGVNNSFETMHKLIKQMSYINIQPYYIYQHDMVPGCEHFRTTLGKARRLEAQIRGTTAGYNMPLVICDLPGGGGKRPINSFELYDEEIGISAWRAPQIKEGKVFYYFDPINKLKPEIQAKWVDSEQRELMIKNFEERVEKAIVAKDDYEKEHLAS, translated from the coding sequence ATGGATTATAATTTTAGAGACGATGAGTTTTGGAAAACCATACCTATATGGAAAGATGTAACTCGCGAAGAATTTGGTGACCATAAATGGCAGTTGAAAAATTCAGTCACCAAAGTTTCTAAAATAGAAGCGATGTTCGAAGGGACATTACCCTCCGAACTTATTGCCGATATCGAAGATGGGCAGGTGCGAACTCCTATGAATGTTAGGATTACCCCTTATATTTTCGCCTTGATAGATTGGAACAATCCCTATGAAGACCCTCTATTAAAACAGTTTCTTCCCTTGGGTTCTCAGTTTTTACCCAACCATCCATATCACGAAAATGATTCGTTGCATGAAGACATCGATTCGCCAGTTCCACTAATTACACATCGTTATCCTGATAAAGTATTGTTTTTACCAACAACTGTTTGTCCGGTCTACTGCTCGTATTGCACAAGGAGTAGATTGGTCGGGGGATCAACGGAAAGCAAGGAGAAAGATACTTACGGTGCTAATGTGAGTAACTGGGAGCCAGCTTTTGAATATTTGAGAACCAACAAAGAGATAGAAGATGTGGTGATTTCAGGAGGCGATGCATTTATGATTAAAGCCAGTTTGCTTAAAATTCTCTGCGAAACATTATTAGATATCCCCAACATTCGAAGAATTAGAATTGCGACAAAAGGACTAGCAATTTTTCCACAGAAAATATTGTCAGATAATGAGTGGGTTGAAACTGTAGGCGAGATTCATCAAAAGGCAATCTCAATGAATAAACAGGCGGTTATCCATACACACTTTTCTAGTCCAAATGAGATAACAATGTGGAGCCATTTGGCTATGAATAGATTGCACAGTATGGGTATTGTTGTTCGGAATCAAACTGTGCTGCAGGAAGGAGTGAACAATTCTTTTGAAACCATGCACAAGCTGATTAAGCAAATGTCGTATATCAATATTCAACCATATTATATCTATCAACACGATATGGTTCCAGGTTGTGAGCATTTCAGAACAACACTAGGTAAGGCTAGAAGATTGGAAGCTCAGATTAGAGGTACAACCGCAGGATATAATATGCCACTGGTTATTTGTGATTTACCAGGTGGAGGTGGCAAACGACCGATCAATAGTTTTGAACTTTACGATGAAGAGATTGGGATATCAGCTTGGAGAGCTCCACAGATTAAAGAGGGTAAGGTGTTTTATTATTTTGATCCAATAAATAAGCTAAAGCCAGAAATTCAAGCAAAATGGGTGGATTCTGAACAGCGGGAATTAATGATAAAAAATTTTGAAGAGAGGGTAGAGAAAGCTATTGTTGCTAAAGATGATTATGAAAAAGAGCATTTGGCATCTTAA
- a CDS encoding glycosyltransferase family 9 protein, which produces MNILVIRFSSFGDVALLTPVLSSLLANNSDLKITLITNKAFSPIFNNIDRLQIIPADLKGKHKGITGLMRLAMETVNASKFDLGIDLHLSLRSRVIKFVFKLNGLKFKSFAKGRKEKKEFIGRTRNTKLPHTIERYIKPFEGLNLNTSIAQGPWIIANVRGEGNIKNIIDSSSSKTLNIGIAPFAKHQLKEWGISKTIELIELISKNLDSNIYLFGATGNEKSSILEIQKSFPAIVNVTDSLELEDELELIKKLTLMISMDSANMHLAALSSIPVISIWGPTHPDLGFSPYQEKETN; this is translated from the coding sequence ATGAACATACTGGTTATTAGATTCTCTTCCTTTGGTGATGTTGCTCTTTTAACACCTGTACTTTCAAGTTTATTGGCCAACAATAGTGATTTGAAGATCACCCTCATTACCAATAAAGCATTCTCTCCTATTTTTAATAACATAGACCGACTCCAAATTATTCCAGCTGACCTTAAAGGAAAACATAAGGGGATTACTGGTCTAATGCGATTAGCCATGGAAACTGTTAATGCTAGCAAATTTGATTTAGGAATAGACCTCCATTTGAGTCTTCGATCGCGAGTAATTAAGTTTGTTTTTAAACTAAATGGATTAAAATTTAAAAGCTTCGCTAAAGGCCGAAAAGAGAAAAAAGAATTTATTGGAAGGACACGTAATACAAAATTACCGCATACAATAGAACGATATATTAAGCCTTTTGAAGGATTAAATTTAAATACATCAATAGCTCAAGGCCCTTGGATAATAGCTAATGTACGTGGCGAAGGAAATATTAAAAACATTATCGATTCTTCGTCATCCAAAACCCTTAACATCGGAATTGCACCATTTGCAAAGCACCAATTAAAAGAATGGGGCATCTCAAAAACTATCGAACTAATAGAGTTGATCTCAAAAAACCTGGATTCGAATATTTATTTATTTGGAGCAACAGGGAATGAAAAGAGCTCCATCCTTGAAATACAAAAGTCTTTTCCTGCTATTGTAAATGTTACCGATAGTCTGGAATTGGAAGACGAATTGGAACTGATTAAAAAGCTAACATTAATGATTAGTATGGATTCTGCAAATATGCACCTCGCGGCGCTTTCATCAATCCCAGTGATATCCATTTGGGGGCCAACTCACCCCGACCTTGGGTTTTCTCCTTATCAGGAAAAAGAAACCAATA
- a CDS encoding MotA/TolQ/ExbB proton channel family protein: MLVVGVQLNTFAQDEVVEDTSAANAVSDSTVADSAVVEAPVEEIKEEVVAETEVAEVEKTVHQVIKQKFIEGGPEFMGIVLLCLILGLALCIERIIYLNMATTNNEKLLNEIEGALGSGGVDAAKEVCRNTKGPVASIFYQGLDRSGKGIETVEKSVVQYGGVQMGLLEKGLSWISLFIALAPMLGFMGTVIGMIDAFDSIQAAGDISPSLVAEGIKVALITTVFGLIVAIILQVFYNYIVSKVDDLVNAMEDSSISFVDILIKSGKVN, translated from the coding sequence ATGCTGGTTGTAGGAGTTCAATTAAATACTTTCGCACAGGATGAGGTGGTAGAAGATACTTCAGCTGCTAATGCAGTAAGTGATTCTACTGTTGCTGACTCTGCTGTTGTAGAAGCTCCAGTTGAAGAAATAAAAGAAGAAGTTGTTGCAGAGACAGAAGTGGCAGAAGTTGAAAAAACTGTTCATCAAGTAATCAAACAGAAATTTATTGAAGGTGGACCTGAATTTATGGGTATCGTTCTTTTATGTCTGATTTTAGGATTAGCTCTGTGTATAGAGAGAATAATCTACTTAAATATGGCTACTACGAACAACGAAAAACTTTTAAATGAAATTGAAGGTGCTCTTGGATCAGGTGGTGTAGATGCAGCAAAAGAAGTTTGTAGAAATACAAAAGGTCCTGTTGCAAGTATCTTTTATCAGGGATTAGATAGATCAGGAAAAGGAATTGAAACGGTTGAGAAGTCTGTAGTACAATACGGTGGTGTTCAAATGGGATTATTAGAGAAAGGTCTTTCTTGGATCTCTTTATTTATCGCTCTTGCACCGATGCTTGGTTTCATGGGAACTGTAATTGGTATGATCGATGCATTTGACTCTATCCAAGCGGCAGGTGATATCTCACCTTCTTTGGTTGCTGAGGGTATTAAGGTAGCATTGATTACTACGGTATTTGGATTGATCGTGGCAATTATCCTTCAAGTGTTTTATAATTATATCGTCTCTAAAGTGGATGATTTAGTTAACGCTATGGAGGATTCTTCAATTTCTTTTGTTGACATCCTTATTAAAAGTGGGAAAGTCAACTAA